DNA sequence from the Coffea arabica cultivar ET-39 chromosome 11c, Coffea Arabica ET-39 HiFi, whole genome shotgun sequence genome:
ttttttcattagcaAACAATGTTTAGAAATGCATGAAATATATGTGTCTTAAGTCTTGTAAGATATTCAGTTGTAAAGTACTTGATTCGTTGgataaattgaccaaaaatgttGAAACATAGCTGCTGCAAATTTttttccagcttagccgatggtggctcttttgagttttaatggaaatttggtgagtgggctctatgaattcccacaatGACTTGGATGATCTGATTAGCTAGTCAAGTATTTGCTTGTCGGATTTGAGTACTTAATATCATGTATTAGCCGAGTAAAAAGTTGGATTTATGACCAATTAGCTGCTGGAAATTCTGTTTAGCCAAGGACAGATTTATTGTGGTggaattatttgccaaaattacatgttatttgttttatttcatgtcggaaaattttgatggtgggctctatgaactcccacccttggaTTGATGATGGATATAATGCTAGTTTAGAGTTTAAATAGGTAGATTAATGATATCTAGCTAGTCTAGACTTCAAGGGATACATAGTTCAAAAATGTTCAGTTTTGCCCTGTTTTAATCGCACCCCTTTTTGCAGAATTTGGAGGGGTTCATGACTcgtatattatgtttatatgtttaatatgtggtgtacaaagtttcattgaaaaatattgagatttggttggtcaaataaaatgatttcgcaaagctagtaaatctggaactgTTTTCGTAATACTCTGACCAGCtttcgtattttggctataaatctgtgctccgatgtcgaaattaagtgccgtcagtggcatttgaaactagacatcgcAGCCTTTCTGacagtataaaatgcacattctggttccatgtgtgtgagccaaaccaaccattttaagtcggctgtcctgtttctctgttttacaagaacaaaatgatgaggctgcaacttgtggctcgaattcgagctagttgtgtgccgaatttcaaagtgatttcttctgtgaaattatagctctatgaatgtgttttccaacacCATAAACCATGCCAAATTCCTAGTTAATTTGAGTGATCTATGATCAAAATAGGAAACCTGCTCTGTCcttgaaaaccctgatttttagacagatttgatgcaaggctcGGTGTAGACTTGCAAATTAAatctcttggtgttaatcaccacAAATGTTGTTCTGGGATGACCCGTAAACCTTTTCTatgcaaatgaaccatgtttagaggattttccttggtcaaaagtttagaaaaggaaattttcacatacaaggcagctttgccttaaaattttggaaacttgagtgaTTTTGTTAAGTGACTTCCtgtgcatatttttctatgaaatttggtagagggacaacccttatatgATAGTATTACTCTtctaattttggtgttattctgaggccgtttcatgggtcaaataaattaccaaagttcatgactcgagtttgaaaaacccatgtttcacaagggaattttagtaactttgagctaccgtatcatGGTGTTCAAAACCCCGTTTCtcgttccgtttgttttgttatactcttggattacaacactaatagatttaaaaatttcaaaagctagttccaaacaagtgaattttgccgaaattccaaagttggccaaaaaccaacttaaatctgccttatgaaccagaacagtaactttgagcccatttttgactatcttccatttagaatcatggaaaagtgtattctaggaacttttagtactttcaaagaggtttccaatagtaccaagttttccaattttgggcttgtagagagtaagatatgatttttcaaaaattacttgttaaatctggaattttctaacttaaaggaaactaagggGTTTCGAACTCTTCATTTCTGTCAAtatcatttgattgttttacatTTGAATACagagatggaaatcagatttgtcttgtgttttaaaaccccatttttgaacctcgagttacacgaaTTCTTAGGCTCGTCTCCGCGTCAAATTCTTAGATTGCACTAGCGTATAATCTTCATCGAAAACTAGAGAATTCGTAGCGATATTGAGTGGTACTtgaattattgtttgctcaggcaatCGAGGAGATCTCtaagaggaactcggagcggacgcctaaaacgcttgtttgagaCCTATTGCGCTTGTTTGACTAGgagagtgttccatataggaatacgtaatggaataagtctaggacatgctcATTTCATGATTTCTAAGTGTTAAGTACTATGTGTTAAATATTTACCATACACATGCTTGAAAATGCCcgaataacatgacttggtatgctatggttgcatacgtcgttggagtgaatctcctcgactctcacatggtaaaaatgggataacggccaatgatggcctattaatATGGCAAATGCCTGCCAAATAACCGTCATTACTCAACtgttaaccgtcaaccgttaaccgttaaccgtgaaccgttaaccgtgaaccgtttaccaatccacatgactacctgattacttgactatttgctcacatgatttcTAATCTATATGATTATTTGATATCCGtaaattacatgctcccatgaaatcaacttgtattgcttacgtgcttacgtgctaagtatccacttgattacttgattatcatgaatcacatgttatatgaagttgtccatcattgttaggcgagtgtgtactttacctcactcaaCCTATTCAAACGATGAATTTTActttttgtcgaattacttggttacctgtgcatgttgtaagctataagctgaacttgggccctgcctcggttactgacctactcgagccaggactgggctcggtcgggtaggttggaaccctggacaaccgtttcggtatactcgagtactaccactggagggataaggtgatggccagtcaatcGAAGGAGTTACTGATCGGAGTTATAAGAATGGGAAGTGGACCGAGTACTGTATCATTTTGTGCTTGCTTTGCTATTAATAATGTTATTGCTCTCCTAGTTGACATTTCTCGGGTAAGACTCCTCATGAGCATTAATCTCTGAGATGAAGCAATCCTTGTAATGTTCTTCTAGTCAGACGAGCCACTATTTGTTGgactaaaaattcatgaaaatatatttatatggtcATTCATTCCAAAATACGTTAGtgattttagataatttatgAGTTGTACTCATAGTAAAGTTACCAGCAAAAGTACTACTACTACATGTGTTTTCAAAGTAGCAATTACCCGAgaaatgattatcacctcatgataacctgccattgtgtaacctcgCACCATGCATATGACATGCAcaactttcttgatttgtttgaactgttagagtgtcttggaacctcactgggttgtgtagctcattccacgttgtgattttcttttacaggATTTGAGACCAAAGGTGCTCGgaagtagtactagattgtttactTTTATGAATGTAATTCGAGTTAAACATTGTAGTTTTGCCTtaggttgccacttgaagttggaaaagtgtaaaccctggATTTGTAtgtggcttgtatgaatttgcTACTTGGCTTGTAAGGATGTATTTGAATTGATGTTTTGTTTCTTGGGTTGTATTCGGGAAGGTATTTTAAGAATCGACGTTAGCTATCTTCAGgcactgttatctctgaagttaatgtgattcTAGAAACCGGCTTATTTGGAGGGAAACGatgttgtaatagattaggttatacttcggaaggatttttgctagcttgcttgcgtgagtcctggcgagagctaggcagacggcccgccaaccctctggttcgccttaggggaaagtggggtcgccacagtgaattaggttgattataaaactaatcaaattatgggcactttttgctcaatatgaaatttaccctcttttcttaagtgatcacacaataaatcaatcaatgaaggaacaatatcacttgagagaagtagaagatataaacaatttaaagatcacaCGATAACAATAAGTAACTAAGAAGGGGTTTTACGTAAGTCACTAAGTTGGGGGAATCTAGTGCCATTGAACTCACAAAACCCTAGGAACACGCCCTGGGTTTCGGCCATGGCTGCTACCGCGGCAGGCCACCAGCCTTCTGCTGACGGGCTAGCTTCCCCTCGCCAAAGATCTTTTGCAGACATCGTCTCTCAGCACCCCAGGTCAACCGCACCAGACCTCTCAAGATCCTTCGATCTCACACCTCAACAGCCATGGATAGTTTGTGACGCATCCATGCACAGAGGAAAACCTGTAGTTTTCTTCTCTGAGGATGATGTGGCCGCACTCTCCCAGCCCTTCCGTTACTCACTTGTAGGCAAGTTCTCCAAGGGCAGACCAAGCATGGAGGCTTTGCGCAAATCCTTCCAGACGCTGGGTTTCAAGGGCGCTTTCATGATGGGATTGGTTGACCATCGGCACATCCTTGTCCGTTTCGAATAGGAGGAAGACTACCTACGCTGCTGGTTGAAAGGAGTGTGGTCTCTTCCGAATCGCCGCTAGCCCCGGTGTGGGTTTCCTTGCCGCAATTTCCAGTTCATCTTTTCAACAAAGGTCCCCTCTTCTCCATCACACGGCTACTAGGTGAGCCGCTGAAGATCGATGCCTCAACTACCTCCCTCAACCGCCCAAGCGTAGCTCGATTTTGCGTCGAAGTAAACCTACAGCAGGCTTTGCCGGACAAGGTTTGGATAGGGAATGACGCATCAGGTTTTTGGCAACCAGTAGAATATGAGAACCTGCCGGGGTATTGCTCGGTGTGTCATAAACTTGGTCACCTCTCCACCTCCTGTCGAAGCTCAGCTATCAAGGGACAGAAGCCGACCATGGCCCTCATGACCGCTGCTCCTCTCATTATTGGTGAGGGACACATGGACAAGCCAAGCGCTGCAGCGGGGAACCAAGTTGCGGGTGAACTCCAAGTCCCTCCCCCCAAAACGTCTACTGGGCCATCTCAGCAGGCAATCACCAGGACAGCAGTGGCTCCCCAACTCCAGCCACAGAGCGAGCAGGCCATCCCTCTTGGCCCTGCCTCGCTGCACATACAGCGGCTGCTGGACACCAGCCCCCACGGCAGCCTGACTTCTCCACCGCTACCGCACATGGCGAAACCCCTCAAGCCCTCCTTTTATGACGACTACCGCCTGGGCAGACGCAACAAACTCTCCAAGAGGAGCTTGTCAATGCAACCATCTGGCTTCGACTGGGTCTCCAACACCGACGAACCCACAACTGTGGCTACTCCTATAGAGAATTTGCGTGCCTTCAAAGCTTACCTTGATACGAAACTTCCAGCCGCACCTCCCCCTGCAGATCCTTTGGTTTAGAGGTCCTCCTCGCTGGCCCAACCTGCATCGCGAGCAGGGACCAAACGTCTCTTGTGACAACCACGTACCATTTTGACTCGATAGGCGATCAAGGTCTCTCAAGCTCAGTAGCCTCCCTCTTTAAATGATTAAAGCGCTTATCTGGAATGCTCGGGGTGTCGCCAACACAGCGACTTAGGAGGCTGATTCGCTCCAACTCCGTTTCTTTCCTGATAATTCTCGAACATATGCTCGATTTCTCAGCTCTTACTGGTTTTGTTCAGAAACTTGGCTTCCACCTAGGCTTGTTCAATATATCAAATAAAATTTGGGTATGTTGGCGATCATCCTTTGCTGTCAACATGGTGCTAAATGATGATCAATTTCTCCACTTAGCGGTCACACATGAATCTTCACCACGGTTATTTTTTGCTCCTTTGTTTATGCCAAATGCACGCGGAGGGGACGGCAAGCGCTATGGGACTCCTTGGCTCGGCTTGATCAATCTATTGGGCACCGACCATGGCTGATTGGGGGGGACTTCAATGTTATATCCTCCTTTGGCGAATATTCGGGAGGCTCAACCCAGGATGCCCGCGCGATCGCAGATTTCAATGACTTCATCCACGGCTGCTCACTGAAACAGGCGCATGCGACTGGTAGCCCATTTACTTGGTCAGGTGTCCGCAATGGGCGGCGCATATGGAAGAGACTTGACCGTGCGCTCTACAATGATGCATGGGAGCAGCACTTCCCGGGTTTCTCTATCCATCACCTGAGCCGAGCAAGTTCCGATCACTCGTCTCTCCTGTGCTTCTTGGGGGCCCCTCAACGTCGGAGCCCCAAGTCTTTTAGGTTCCAACATATGTGGATTAAACACCTCACCTTTATGGAGACAGTAAGTCAAAACTGGAGCTTGCCCGTTGAGGGCTATGGGATGTATGCCGTAGCCAATAAATTGAAACGTTTGCGACAGTGTTTGCGTGAGTGGAATAAAACCATGTTTGgcaatattttttataaaatagcTCAAGCCGAGGAGCTGGTTCGTCAAAAGGATATTCTCCTTGAGCAAGTCAACACGGACGAAGCCCGCGAGGAATGGAGCCGTGCCCATGCCGGCCTACTCCATACCCTAGCCATGGAGGAAGTTTACTGGAAGCAGAAAGCCTGAATAAAATGGTTGAAGAACGGCGAAGCGAACTCGCAATTTTTCCATGCCTCTCTGCGGGATAAGAGGAAAAGGCTTCGTATCACCCGCATCAAGGACTCGCACGGGGAGTGGGTCGATGACTTAAAGGCCATAGAGAGGGAAGGGGTGACTTTCTTCCATGCCTTGCTGACAGGTGACCCGCAATGTGCCGAGAGCAGTGCCGCCGCTCACCAGGTTCTTCAACATGTCCCTCAACGAGTCACCCCACAGCAAAACAAGGCCCTCCTTAAGGTGGTGTCCCTGGACAAGGTTAGAACTGTGGTCTTTGGGCTAGATGGGGACAGTGTCGCAGGAGCAGATGGATTCTCAGGGTGTTTCTTCAGTCATTGTTGGGAACTGGTCACCCGGGATGTCCTCAATGTAGTCCGAGAATTTTTCATTGGGGTGCCCATCCCCAAGGCTATTGCCAGCACGCTCATTGTGCTTATTCCAAAGAGGGAGGTGTGCTCTTCTTTTGCCGACTTTAGGCCAATAAGCCTGTACAATTTCGTCAACAAGATTTTCACCAAGGTGCTAAGCAACCGGTTGAAGCCACTATTGCCCTCGCTGGTCTCGCCGGAGCAATCAGCCTTTGTTCTGGGCCACGAAATATCTAATAACATGCTTCTCGCCCAAGAAATGGTGTGCTCCCTGGATAAAAAGTTGCTAGGGCACAACATTATCTTCAAGTTAGACATGATGAAGGCTTTTGACAGGGTCTTTTGGCCCTTTCTAGCCATGTTGATGCAAAGCTCGGCTTTTACTCCCATTTTGCAGCCCTTGTCATGCATAATTTGGTAGCTAGCTAGTTCTCACTACTGATCAATGGAAAGCCATGTGGCTTTTTCCAAGCCTCGAGGGGGATCAAACAGGGGGATCCACTCTCCCTTTTTTTGTTCATCATCGTGTCGGAAGCTCTAAGTATGGGCCTCAACTACTTGATCGCAACGGGCTTAATGGCTAGCAATGGAGTCCCCCGGGGTTGCCTAAGTGTCTCCCACTTATGTTTTGCCGATGATATTCTGATATTTACCAGAGCAGACAGGAGATCGGTCAGGAGTCTCATGGCCTTCTTGACCCTCTATGAGAAGGGCTCCGGCCAAAAGGTCAACCTAGCGAAAAGCTTCTTCATCCTCTCGGAGAAAAGTCTCCGGGGCTGTGCTAGATGCGTTTCTGCCATAACAGGCATGGCGAGGAGGTGCCTTCCGATTGGCTACTTGGGGTGTACACTTTTCAAGGGCCGACCCAAGGGGGCCTATTTCGAGCCTTTTATTACTAAGGTTTCCCAGCGCCTTGCCGGGTGGCTGGGTAAACTCTTAACAACAGGTGGGTGCCTTATACTAATTAAGCACGTTCTCTTAGCAATGCCGCTACACATGATGGCCGTAATGGACCCTCTTAAGTCGACCCTGAAAACACTGGAGAAATTGATGTCTCACTTCTTCTGGAGCAGCTCGGATGGCTCACATAGGCGACACTGGCTCTCATGGGATAAACTTTGCGGCCCAAAACAGGAAAACGGCCTTGGGCTACGACAGCTAGATGATGTATGCATGGCTTTCGGTTGCAAGCTTTGGTGGAAGTTTCGATCCCGTGCGACTCTCTAGTCAGATTTCTTGTCCTCCAAGTATGTCAAACATTGTGACCATGCATCCATCCCGACTTTGCGATAGACAGACTCACGGATTTGGCGAAGAATGCTCAGGGCACGGGACGTGGTAGAAAGTAATTCCCTCATTTTGGTCCGGGATGGCTCGTCGTCACTTTGGTACGACAATTGGCTCAGCGATGGCCCTTTGGCGGCAAACTCAACAACCATACCCTCCCCCCAGGCTTGCATCTACGATTTTACTGATAATAGGACCTGGAACTTCACAACTCTTGAGCCGTACACATCCCCTGCACAACGGGCTAAGATTTGGCAGCTCTCACTGCACCCTGACTTGAAGGACAAGCTTGTTTGGACTCCGGTAGCCTCCGGTCGTTTCTCCCTCTTGTCCGCCTACGACCTTGTTCAACGTAGGAGACCGCGAATGGTCTCCCAACTTTGTATTTGGAACCCGCGCATTCCCCTGCGTATTTCAATTCTCATGTGGAGTCTTTTGAACAATGCAATCCCGTTGCCCGATGTTCtccagagcttaggcttccacATGCCCTCTAATTGTCCTTTCTGCCCTAACTGTGAAACACTGGACCATTTATTCTCCTCGTGCCCTCTTGCTGATAACCTTTGGTCTCTTTTTGAGGGACTTCTCGATATTCCGTGCTCTAGGGAGGGAGACATTCTGGCTCGTTTGCAAGGTATGTGGTCCCACTCCACCGCATTGTCCACGAGAGGTTGCCTCTCACAGGTTCTGCCCGCCGTTGTTTGTTAGGAGACCTGGAAAGCTCGTAACCTCCACTTTTTCGATGGCATCACGACCTCAGGCCCCCAACTCTGTCGCCTCATCTTGGTGACTGTGCACTCGATCGTGCTTGCCCAACCACCGCCAAGTACGAGTTCAAACGCCGATCTCTTGGCTGCGGGCCTGGTCCTTTCCCTTGCCCCGCGACGGGCACACTCAACACAATCCTTGTCATGGCAAGCTCCCTCGTTCCCACTTATGAAGCTCAACGTGGATGGTTCCTCGCTGGGTAACCCTGGACTCTCTGGTGGGGAGGGTATCCTTCGGGACCATTTGGGGCATGTCCTGGCGGCTTTCTCTGCGTTTTTTGGACATTGCACAAGCTTAGAAGCGGAGGCGCGGGCGCTGTTAGAATGGCTTATTACCTGCCAGGCACATGGTTGCTCCCAGGTTTGGATAGAAATGGATTCCAGAGTGTTGTTGGATATAATTCAGAACAGAGCGCAATGCCCTTGGCGCATAGACAATGTTGTCTGCCAGATTAGATCAATCCCCCGGACTGGgcattttcattttcagcaCAGCTTCCGCCAAGTCAATGCAGCAATGGACGCACTTGCACACCGAGCCAGCACCACCCGATCCTCCTGACGCTACCTCTCACATAACCTTCCGCACCCTGTCAAGGGGTTAGTTAGCCTAGATAGGGTTCACTATCCTTACCTCCGCTCCTCGTAGGAGAGCTTTTTGCTCCATGCGAGCTGTCCTGTAAAGGCTTTTATGCCTCTCTCTGCGTTGAGGTTTtggaataataaaaataattatttaaaaaaaaactaaaaagggaagaattccaaaccaattgactaccaagctcctcttgaacttgtaggtcaattcaaacaagcttcttcaaattgatgaaatacaaccaattttgtgtacaaagaaaggctcacttcctccttgccccaagtctcactcggtcaagttagaaaggtttactatccctcaggacaaccctctcagaactacactattgaagtatttactcacaaatgaaaagtttacaatgaatttcacaccaccaaaactacaaatcttttttgtgttttctcactaaaactactctagatcttttgtatcttcagtgtgcaaaagttgtttgaagtttcaaaccatactctatttataggagaccaagaaagtgtttcattaatgcttccaacggatagaaagtagctgaagagtcaactagctgttGGGAGTATCGGATGTCCGGTACATCCGAAACGTGCGTcagatagcaggcagtgagtttgaaaaatctttgTCAATTCTATCAGACGTTCGGTGCTTGTGTTCGAAAGCAGACAATGAGTTAGAAAgaatatctcaattctatcggacgtctggtaTTATCTTTGTGAACGTCGGATAGCTTTCATCgagtttgaaggatcctatcggacgtccgatgcttgcgtccaatCGGGATCAGTGAgctagggggaatgtcttatttccttcaaaCGTCCGGTGATAGAGTTCTTCATgtgtccgaagttgcgcaatgattatcggatgtccgatcctgtcttcacaagcgttcGATAGCTTTTAGCaacctttgtttctttcaattgcacttgatctttgaatctaaTTTACTTcctaactgaaagtatatcttgaagagatattaataTCATCATaagttttgtaaacatcaaaagttagggactaagatcaacaatctcccctttttgatgatgacaaaacaatggatggaagaaaaacaaaagattcagcataagctcccccttactcattgcatccaaaatttcaaatttataataacccccccttacacatagcatccgtttcattaaattaaattattaattccATCTTCCTAAATTAAATCTAATTCTTTAATACAAATATATTTTGCTAAATCATATGAATACATCAATACACTATTTTTATTATCTAAAGAATATTTACTTCATTATGTgtgtaattttttctttgtcAAGTAGATCAACAATCATATGATACGGTAGTGCAAAAACACATGCAcacttttgaaataaatatattccTATTGACAATTCATTATAAAAAATCTTAAAATATACTATATGCTTAAATTGAGATTGACTATTATGCTTATAAAGCATGTGATTTAGTGAAATGAATGTTGAATATACGAATTATACCTACAATAGCtttaacaaataaattttgCAATGGATTCTATTTGCTATTCTTCATTAAAAAGAGGCATAGTCAAAATTTATAGGATATGTttatcacaaaataaaatatatgtTGGATATTAATTATAGTTTCACCAATCTTATAGGGCTAAGTGATTTGACAAGGACTCATACTTGTTCATTAActaattcaaataaaaaaatgcacCAAATGTTTCTTAAATGAGGCGTTTTGACTTTTTACATCCCTTgctttttgaaaaatattcatATATGTATCTCCAAAAGTGAAACACACCAATTTAGTTCTGAATGCCAATTAAAACTACATATTTGTCTAAAATCAAATTGATACctacatgaaatgaaatttatggGAGCAAATATGACAAATCAAAGATTTGATCTACTGTTATGCACAATTCATTATAAACCATCTTGAAACCTCTTCTAATTTGCAAAACCTCAAAAATGAGCATCAAAATTTGCAATTCCAAACCCTAACTTAGTATGATCAAATGCAGAGAAATTTGAGCTTTCTTTCACAAATTGAGAATAATTGATAAATTTGTTAGAGCTACTAATGCACAAAGTTGTAATACCAAttgacaaacaaacaaaactccACAAAAGCATTGTTACCATGTGCAAATATTCTATGGTATTTATTCCTCTAGTATTGATGATCAACAAATAATATTTAAGTTGTGTCTAATGATAGACATTAAAGTACAATGAAAATGACGAGTATAGAATGAAGgtgattaaaacaaaaaaattgattaaagcaaaaaaaaaagattgaaaatgaaCTAGGCAACTTGTATTAGTTAGATTTCAATTGCACTAGTTTATTCAACTGATTTATACTTCAATAGACCTCTTATTTTCAAAGGTTTCCaaagttcaaaattctaatgatttaaaaagagaaaactttttttttttttacaaaagtaAGTTGTCAGGGCAAGCAAATTGGATTTGGACTCCTACCTTATGTCAAAAAGATGTCCACTTGGTATGGATAGGAATTACCACATTGCAACTGAAAAATTTTTGTCCTCCAGTTGAATGTCCAATTTGTACCACTTGTGTAACActagtttttgaatttgaatattgGGGGACTTGTTTTTTAGCACAACAAATGCTCTGATAAGTGTGCATTTTGAGTGTTTTAAGTGTGTtctattatttagttttggaatgctttattcattttttatagctaattaactaggtttctagtgaattatgtattttgtgattcaaagtgtgaaaaattgcatttctatgtgTTCAAATGGTgcaaacttcatgtttttgtaagttttaatgattcaatcgtcaaatggagtgaattgagaagatattttgatgatttttgatgatttgaactaatttaaaggaaatatgaagtgtaaataTTCAAAAggtgaaatgcaatcaagtataaaagaaaaaatgtttgACAAT
Encoded proteins:
- the LOC140016513 gene encoding uncharacterized protein; protein product: MGLNYLIATGLMASNGVPRGCLSVSHLCFADDILIFTRADRRSVRSLMAFLTLYEKGSGQKVNLAKSFFILSEKSLRGCARCVSAITGMARRCLPIGYLGCTLFKGRPKGAYFEPFITKVSQRLAGWLGKLLTTGGCLILIKHVLLAMPLHMMAVMDPLKSTLKTLEKLMSHFFWSSSDGSHRRHWLSWDKLCGPKQENGLGLRQLDDVCMAFGCKLWWKFRSRATL